The Deltaproteobacteria bacterium HGW-Deltaproteobacteria-6 genome has a segment encoding these proteins:
- the gcvH gene encoding glycine cleavage system protein H, producing MKVFPEDLLYSREHIWVRVDGDMATLGITDYAQESLGEILSIEFPEVDTYVERDESFGSIESTKAVVDLIASVSGTIVSVNEDINDDIGIINSDPHDTGWLVVIEMDDLEQLDDLLDAAGYHDFIMQQETD from the coding sequence ATGAAGGTATTTCCAGAAGACCTGCTTTACAGTCGTGAACATATTTGGGTACGGGTTGACGGAGATATGGCTACGCTGGGGATTACGGATTACGCCCAGGAAAGTCTCGGAGAAATCCTGTCTATAGAATTCCCTGAAGTGGATACCTATGTGGAACGCGACGAATCTTTCGGCTCTATTGAATCCACCAAGGCGGTGGTGGATCTGATTGCTTCGGTCAGCGGGACGATTGTCAGCGTTAACGAAGACATTAATGACGACATCGGCATCATCAACAGTGATCCTCATGATACCGGCTGGCTGGTTGTCATTGAGATGGATGATCTGGAGCAACTGGATGATCTTCTGGATGCTGCGGGCTACCATGATTTTATCATGCAGCAGGAAACTGACTGA
- a CDS encoding lipoate--protein ligase family protein has translation MTWRLLNYRPYSAFENMAIDEAIFQETIKNRKPPTLRFFGWRPAAVSIGYFQELKNEINVSQCQLTGVDIVRRITGGKAVYHRDEITYSLTAENSEKIFPDNISGTYEKISICLARGLSELGINARLAEGGKSVSGTKKNTSSCCFSIPSGNELLVDGRKICGSAQMRTHGGFLQHGSLLMTFDPVETAALILSSRAPEPAEKLRCSVTAVNEVISSPVSAETLCLVLQKGFIDELGIDLSEGPLTPAEKELSAYLVEKYKSDAWNWQRKKAAFK, from the coding sequence ATGACCTGGCGGTTGCTTAATTATCGGCCATACAGCGCTTTTGAAAATATGGCCATCGACGAGGCCATATTTCAGGAAACCATAAAAAATAGGAAGCCACCGACATTGCGTTTTTTCGGCTGGCGTCCGGCAGCTGTTTCTATCGGCTATTTTCAGGAATTAAAAAACGAAATCAATGTCAGTCAGTGCCAACTGACCGGCGTTGACATTGTCCGCAGGATAACCGGTGGTAAAGCCGTTTATCACCGTGATGAAATTACCTATTCGCTTACGGCCGAAAATTCAGAAAAAATATTTCCCGACAATATTTCCGGCACCTATGAAAAAATCAGTATTTGTCTGGCGCGCGGCCTGTCGGAACTGGGGATTAATGCTCGCCTGGCGGAAGGGGGCAAAAGCGTTTCAGGTACAAAGAAGAACACCTCCTCCTGCTGTTTTTCCATACCATCCGGCAACGAACTGCTAGTCGACGGCAGAAAAATCTGCGGGAGCGCGCAAATGCGAACGCACGGGGGGTTTTTGCAGCACGGATCGCTGTTGATGACGTTTGATCCGGTTGAAACCGCCGCCTTGATTCTGTCGTCCCGGGCTCCGGAACCGGCCGAAAAACTCAGATGTTCTGTCACGGCTGTCAATGAGGTGATTTCTTCACCCGTCAGCGCGGAGACACTCTGTTTAGTTTTGCAGAAGGGGTTTATCGACGAATTGGGCATTGATCTGTCCGAAGGGCCGTTAACACCCGCCGAGAAGGAGTTAAGCGCTTATCTGGTCGAAAAATACAAGAGCGACGCTTGGAATTGGCAGCGAAAAAAAGCAGCCTTTAAGTAA
- the rpsU gene encoding 30S ribosomal protein S21, which yields MEVKVIDNDVEKALKILKNKLSKSGLFKELKVRRAYEKPSVKKKRKTIEARRRLAKVQRRRSN from the coding sequence TTGGAAGTAAAAGTCATTGATAACGATGTGGAGAAAGCGCTTAAGATTCTGAAAAACAAACTTTCGAAAAGCGGATTATTCAAGGAATTGAAAGTTCGCCGGGCCTATGAAAAGCCTTCCGTCAAAAAGAAGAGAAAAACCATTGAAGCACGCCGCAGACTGGCCAAGGTTCAGCGCCGTCGCAGCAATTAA
- a CDS encoding TIGR00730 family Rossman fold protein, whose translation MEKQYIVDELSKEESWRIFRIMAEFVESIEILSNVHNAVTIFGSARVKPGDKYYQMAEKLGQLLAQNGFAVITGGGPGIMEAGNKGAAEAGGQSVGMNIKLPFEQKPNPYANIQLDYKYFFIRKVMFVKYAVAYVIMPGGYGTMDEFFEALTLIQTKRMKSFPIILMGRDYWQGLLDWLQNSMQQNGMILPFDIEMIQVIDEPEEVVKHIKKYVIV comes from the coding sequence ATGGAAAAGCAATATATTGTCGACGAATTATCCAAGGAAGAATCATGGCGGATTTTCCGCATCATGGCGGAATTTGTCGAATCCATTGAGATTCTTTCGAACGTCCATAATGCCGTGACGATTTTTGGCTCTGCCCGCGTCAAACCCGGCGATAAGTATTATCAAATGGCGGAAAAGCTGGGACAGCTTCTGGCCCAGAATGGATTTGCCGTCATTACCGGCGGCGGCCCCGGCATCATGGAAGCGGGCAATAAAGGCGCTGCGGAAGCGGGTGGCCAATCCGTGGGAATGAATATCAAGCTGCCTTTTGAACAGAAGCCCAACCCTTACGCCAATATTCAACTGGATTATAAATATTTTTTCATTCGCAAAGTCATGTTTGTCAAATATGCGGTTGCTTATGTGATCATGCCGGGTGGCTATGGGACGATGGACGAGTTTTTTGAAGCGCTGACGTTGATCCAGACCAAAAGAATGAAAAGTTTTCCCATCATTCTGATGGGCAGAGACTATTGGCAGGGTCTGCTGGACTGGCTGCAAAACAGCATGCAGCAAAATGGAATGATCCTGCCTTTTGATATCGAGATGATTCAAGTTATTGACGAACCTGAAGAAGTTGTGAAACATATCAAGAAATACGTCATCGTTTAA
- the holA gene encoding DNA polymerase III subunit delta, translating into MTLEKTIMDLKKGKVAPCYLLYGEEEYLINETLHQILDIIVPQSDRDFGLFFLDGENADFDILKDHLLAPSLLGGRKVVVVKNTTIFQSRENLGDLIQKIRDNLNEHPDKAAKYFLTFLKISGFAWEDMQGSGWQKITDEQWRKAVEEDSGDDRNKWLPRIIEICTGRGWASGSVADPSEQFEELLAQGLPTGNCLIMTAEAVDKRKKIFKVIDKAGIALHFGEIKGEAATRETLKLEAQKLLDRCGRKLTPAAWIALGKKTGFQLRPSLNELQKLISFVGERAVIEEKDVEAVVGKTKEDSIFDLTTALAEKNATAALLALKGLLDQGTHHLMILTMISREIRMLLQASVLVRSGKLPRITPSMEYGSFQKNVYPAVLGLAPDASRKEDLLVNKHPFVIYNALKHCSRFSYPVLLNYLDDLLKMDRAMKSSATDPQLLLERFLIKACVKT; encoded by the coding sequence ATGACCCTGGAAAAAACAATCATGGACTTAAAGAAGGGAAAAGTTGCGCCCTGTTATCTTTTGTATGGTGAAGAAGAGTATCTGATCAATGAAACGCTTCATCAAATACTGGACATCATCGTGCCCCAGTCCGATCGTGATTTCGGCCTTTTTTTTCTCGACGGCGAAAATGCCGATTTTGACATTCTGAAGGATCATCTCCTGGCACCCTCGCTTTTAGGCGGCAGAAAAGTGGTGGTGGTCAAAAACACGACGATTTTTCAATCGCGGGAAAACCTGGGCGATCTGATCCAGAAAATACGTGACAACCTTAATGAGCACCCCGATAAAGCCGCCAAATATTTTTTGACCTTTCTGAAGATATCCGGCTTTGCCTGGGAAGATATGCAGGGCTCCGGATGGCAGAAGATTACCGATGAACAATGGCGCAAAGCCGTCGAGGAAGATTCAGGCGACGACAGAAACAAGTGGCTGCCGCGCATCATCGAAATTTGTACCGGCCGGGGATGGGCATCCGGCAGTGTTGCCGATCCGTCCGAGCAATTTGAAGAACTGCTGGCACAGGGGCTTCCAACGGGCAATTGTTTGATAATGACCGCCGAGGCGGTTGATAAAAGAAAAAAAATATTCAAAGTAATCGACAAAGCCGGTATTGCCTTGCACTTTGGTGAGATTAAGGGGGAAGCGGCAACCAGAGAAACGCTCAAGCTCGAAGCGCAGAAATTGCTGGACCGGTGCGGCAGGAAACTGACTCCCGCCGCCTGGATCGCCCTGGGGAAAAAAACGGGATTTCAGCTTCGTCCTTCATTGAACGAACTGCAGAAGCTCATTTCATTTGTTGGCGAGCGTGCCGTTATTGAGGAAAAGGACGTCGAGGCCGTTGTCGGCAAGACCAAAGAAGATTCCATTTTCGATTTGACGACGGCGCTGGCCGAAAAAAATGCGACAGCGGCGCTTTTGGCCCTCAAAGGCTTGCTGGATCAGGGCACGCATCATTTGATGATTCTGACGATGATCAGCCGTGAAATCCGTATGCTTTTGCAGGCGTCTGTGCTCGTTCGCTCGGGAAAACTGCCCAGAATCACACCAAGCATGGAGTACGGCTCCTTTCAGAAGAATGTTTATCCCGCTGTATTGGGGCTGGCGCCGGATGCATCCCGCAAGGAAGATCTGCTGGTCAATAAGCATCCCTTTGTCATTTACAACGCGCTCAAGCACTGCAGCCGGTTTTCCTATCCGGTTCTTTTGAATTACCTGGATGATTTGCTGAAGATGGACCGCGCGATGAAGTCTTCAGCCACGGATCCTCAGTTGCTGCTGGAGCGCTTCCTGATCAAGGCCTGCGTTAAGACGTAG
- a CDS encoding 3-hydroxybutyryl-CoA dehydrogenase, which produces MEIKKVCVLGAGLMGNGIAQVCAAAGFDVTLRDIEQRFIDNGMNTIKKNLSRDAEKGKITKEQMDAILGRIKPTLDVKEAAADADVVVEVVIELMDLKKKVYAELEAVVPSHCLFFTNTSGLSITEMAAITKRPDRFIGTHFFNPVPVMRLLEVIRGQQTSDETVEIAKAWGKKIGKEVVMVNEAPAFVVNRILCSMINEAFFVLDEGLATAADIDKAMQLGCNHPIGPLALGDLIGLDTQLRICEGMHRELGDKYRPSPLLRKLVRAGNLGRKSGRGVYDYSKK; this is translated from the coding sequence ATGGAAATTAAAAAAGTATGCGTGTTGGGCGCGGGCTTGATGGGCAACGGCATCGCGCAGGTGTGCGCCGCGGCAGGCTTTGATGTCACGCTGCGGGATATTGAACAACGATTCATCGACAACGGCATGAACACGATCAAAAAGAACCTGAGCCGCGACGCCGAAAAAGGGAAGATCACCAAAGAACAGATGGACGCCATTCTGGGACGGATCAAGCCGACGCTCGATGTAAAAGAAGCCGCGGCTGATGCGGATGTCGTCGTGGAAGTGGTCATCGAACTGATGGATCTGAAGAAGAAAGTCTATGCGGAACTGGAAGCGGTTGTTCCTTCGCACTGCCTGTTCTTCACCAACACTTCGGGCTTAAGCATCACGGAAATGGCGGCGATTACGAAAAGGCCGGATCGTTTTATCGGCACCCATTTTTTCAATCCCGTTCCGGTGATGCGCCTTTTGGAAGTCATTCGCGGCCAGCAGACTTCCGACGAGACGGTGGAGATTGCCAAAGCCTGGGGCAAGAAAATCGGCAAGGAAGTGGTGATGGTCAATGAAGCGCCGGCGTTTGTTGTCAACCGCATTTTGTGTTCCATGATCAACGAAGCTTTTTTTGTGCTGGACGAAGGTCTGGCCACGGCTGCGGATATTGATAAAGCAATGCAGCTGGGCTGCAATCACCCCATCGGACCTTTGGCCCTGGGCGACCTGATCGGACTCGATACGCAACTGAGGATCTGCGAGGGCATGCACCGGGAGTTGGGCGATAAATACCGTCCGTCACCTCTTTTGAGAAAACTTGTTCGCGCCGGCAATCTGGGGCGTAAATCAGGACGCGGCGTCTACGACTATAGCAAGAAATAA